The Vulpes lagopus strain Blue_001 chromosome 6, ASM1834538v1, whole genome shotgun sequence genome has a segment encoding these proteins:
- the LOC121492395 gene encoding adenylate kinase isoenzyme 6, with protein sequence MLLPNILLTGTPGVGKTTLGKELASRSGLKYINVGDLAQEGQLYDGYDEEYDCPILDEDRVVDELENQMSEGGVIVDYHGCDFFPERWFHIVFVLQADNSVLYKRLETRGYNEKKLKDNIQCEIFQVLYEEALASYKEEIVHQLPSNKPEDLEDNINQILKWIEQWVKDHSS encoded by the coding sequence ATGTTGCTCCCGAACATCCTGCTCACCGGTACCCCAGGGGTTGGAAAAACCACACTAGGCAAAGAACTTGCATCGAGATCAGGACTGAAATACATTAATGTGGGTGATTTAGCTCAAGAAGGGCAATTATATGATGGCTACGATGAAGAGTATGATTGCCCCATTTTAGATGAAGACAGAGTAGTTGATGAATTAGAAAACCAAATGAGTGAAGGTGGAGTTATTGTTGATTACCATGGTTGTGATTTCTTCCCTGAACGCTGGTTCCATATAGTTTTTGTGCTGCAAGCAGATAACAGTGTACTGTACAAAAGACTAGAAACAAGGGGTTATAATGAgaagaaactaaaagacaatatTCAGTGTGAAATTTTTCAAGTTCTTTATGAGGAAGCATTAGCATCCTACAAAGAAGAAATAGTACATCAGCTGCCCAGCAATAAACCAGAAGATCTGGAAGATAACATCAATCAGATACTGAAGTGGATTGAGCAGTGGGTCAAGGATCATAGCTCCTGA